A window of Rhododendron vialii isolate Sample 1 chromosome 11a, ASM3025357v1 contains these coding sequences:
- the LOC131308102 gene encoding uncharacterized protein LOC131308102 has product MLAMEKEFHKIASGASLQLHYPPADPALVVQPQGHARVAPKRKSVQPPPQKITSGSSSNPATTPWQASSTRPGTRGVEIASESDEPQFRRELRKRPTEKGPAEGPSQKRRREEEEEEEEEEEMHLPFSSSSDDTTDDPGFKVDPREREDNDEEDDDDEDLFDD; this is encoded by the exons ATgctggccatggagaaggaattcCATAAGATAGCGAGCGGCGCTTCTCTGCAGTTGCACTATCCACCGGCGGATCCGGCTCTTGTTGTACAGCCCCAG ggacatgctagggTGGCTCCTAAGAGAAAGAGCGTGCAGCCTCCTCCACAGAAGATAACGTCTGGTTCTTCTTCCAATCCGGCCACTACTCCGTGGCAGGCCAGCTCTACACGGCCCGGGACCAGAGGAGTTGAGATTGCCTCCGAGAGCGACGAGCCACAGTTCCGCAGAGAGTTGAGAAAGAGGCCTACAGAGAAGGGGCCAGCTGAGGGGCCATCGcagaagaggagaagagaagaggaggaagaggaagaggaggaggaggagatgcaCTTGCCCTTCAGCAGTAGTTCCGACGACACTACCGACGATCCTGGGTTTAAGGTAGACccaagggagagagaggacaaCGACGAGGAGGACGACGATGACGAAGACCTTTTTGACGACTAA